The genomic window AATAACATATGTTTTTTAACCTGTAAGTCTATATAGTAATTTGCAAGGGTCATTATATCTTCATAAACAATATGATATGAAGGTAGATGTTTAATTATTGATTGACATTCTAAAACCAAATTGTTTAGGTAGTTATAATCTTCTTTTTGGGGATAACTTTCATAATACTCTTTAAGAGGCTCACTTGGAGTAAGGGCATCAATTAATGATTCATGTAATCTCTTAAAAGCCACTTCATCAGTACAATTAGCTCTATCGCAAAGATTATCTAAGTAATCACATATTGTTTGATATGCTACGATAAACCTTAGGAGATTTGACTCCCATTTAACATAAGGAGTTGCAAATACAGCTCCACCTTGACAGTGAAAAGCTTTGTTTTTCAAGCTACATTGTGCTTGTTTTTTCAGTTCATCATCAATTATGTTTTGAGATTGCATCTCCCAATACGTTAATAGTTTTTTAACTGTTGGTAATGTTTTTGATATATAGTTATATAGCAATTTGACTTGGTGCATTCCTGTATAATTTTCTTTTTTAGTAGTTAAGGCTGCAGGCAGTTCCATTTTTTTGCACAGCCCCCTTTTTAGCTATCATATTAACTTTTTTAATCTTTTTATAATAATGTTCTAGCATACGATACGCTAACAATTCTAATTCTTTACGCACAGTGCTATTAGCTAATGTGCTGATATGATTTACACCCAAATTTAAAAACTCTTGAGATGTTAAAACACTTTGATCTATAGATTTAGATTCCCAAAGTACATCTATAAGTAAATCCATTTTTTCAGGTATTTGACATTCCTGTATAAGGGTTTTAGTAATTTGGGAATACCCTTCATTTTTCAATGCATATATAACTGGAAGCGTAATATTACCCTGTATCAGGTCGTTTCCAGCTGGCTTTCCTAATAATTGACTATCAGAAACAAAGTCTAGCACATCATCAATTATTTGATACGCATAACCTAAATTTTTACCAAAGTTTTCAAGTGCTATAACTTCACTTTTAGGTGCCGAACTAATTAATGCACCAATTTTACTACTAGAAGCAAACAGGCAGGAAGTTTTTTGGTAGGTTTTAAGATAATAATCATCTTCATTAATATCTAAGTTATAAGCAAGTGCCATTTGATTAATTTCACCAGCACACATGGTTTGAATAGTCTCTGTAATATTCTCTAATACACTAGGCAATCCATACCGATTAATTAAATTAAATGCTGTTGCAAACAGATAGTCTCCAGCAAGAACACTTACCTGGTTATTCCAGACTGCATTTACACTATCCCGTCCTCTTCTTTTTAAAGATTTATCAATTACATCATCATGTATTAAAGACGCCAAATGAATTAGTTCTACTGCTACTGCTATATCCTTTACAACTTCAGGCTTATGATTATAAAGAGATGCAGTTAAAAATATTAATCTTGGCCTTAGCATTTTACCATTTGATTCTAGAATATAGGTAAATACTTTATCAATTTCGTTATTACCTGTAATTAATACTTCCTTTATTCTATTAATAATTAATTCTTCTGAGAATGGATACATTTTAAGACTTGTTTTCGTATTAATGGCTAAACACTCCTTAAAAGGATTTTCTAATATTCTGCCAATTACGATTAAAGTCTATTCTTACTTTGCTAAAATTTTCTTTTTTGTTTGTTCATTTGCATAAATTTCTAATTCATCGTTTAATAAATTATTAGTAAGTTCAACCCCTTTGTTCTGCAACATATTTTTAATGAAATAATCAGTTATTTTAGGATTTTTGGGCAGTAATGGACCATGAAGGTTAGTGCCAATTAAATTATTATATAATAGCCCCTCTTTGTTATCCTCACCGTTATTTCCATATCCTTTAATTACAGTTCCAAAAGGTAATAGTTTATCATCTTCAAAAAATGTTTTTCCTGCATGATTTTCAAACCCCACTACCGCAACTATTTCGTTGTTAATTTTACTTTCAATTAAAATATCACCAGTTAACCTCTTTTTCTGTTCAAGTGTATATATATTAAAAAACTTTAATCCATTTACTTCAGTTCCATCAAGATTTTTATAAGAGTTGCCTAGTAATTGGTATGCACCACATATAAATAAAGCTGGCAAACCTCTATCAATTTCTTTAAGGAGGTTGTCTGCTTTTTTGATTAGTTCAAGATATACCAAATTTTGTTCTCTATTAGAACCACTACCCATAAAAATCATATCTATGTTAGCCAAATCAACATCATCACTTAAGTATATATTTTTAATATTACATTTAAATCCATACCATTCTATTCGTTTCTTAAGGGAGATAATATTACCCCTATCCCCATAAAGATTCATTAAATCTGGATATAGATGAGCAATAGTCAATTCAACCACTAGACTTCCTCCCTTTGATATTGTTTTTCATCAATTTTACTTTTGCCTGTTGATTGTTCTTGCATTTTAATTAATATATCTCTTACCTCAAATAAAGCTGTATACGTACAAATAATATAAACTTTTTTCAAACTAGAGTTAATAGCAAGATTAACTGCATTCGAAAGATCTGCTTCAATTGTTATTTTGTTTTCACTGCAGCCTGAATACTTAAACCTAACAGCTATATCACCACTTCTTTTTCCAGTACAAACTATATGAGTTGGAGCATTATTGTTCTCAAAAATTCCCTCTACATTAGCGTCCCATATCCAAGATACATCTGTACCATCTGCAGAGTTATCATTTAAAGCAAAAAATATTGTTTTGGAGTCATAATCTTGTGTTATTGAAAAAAGAGCTTGATTAAACCCTGCAGAATTTTTAACTAAAACTAAAACAACATCCTTCTCATTTATTTCAAAACTCTCCATTCTACCTGCTTGGGGTTTGTATTTATTTATTGCACTCACAATGTAGTCTATCTCTATGCCTAGTAATTTTGTTAATGATACAGCTGCTAATATATTATAAGCATTATAAAAACCTTGAAAGTTTGTTTTAAATTGAGTTCCATTAACCTTAAGTTCTATATTTGGTGCAAGCTTAAAATCATGTACAGTAAAGTTTCTTTCTGCATTTTTATTTTTACATTTAGGACACTTATATTTTCCTAGTTGCTCATAATGAAATCTATGATAAATTAGTTCCTGACCACAAATAATACAGTGCCTTCCTTCCCTAATATCAACACTTTCTTTGGTATCATAAATTGTATTGTCAAATCCAAAAAACCATGTAGATAAACTTGGTTCTCTTTCGAAGCTTGTAGCTAAAGGATCATCGGAATTTAACACAAGGTCTATGGGCTTATCATCAACTGCATCTTTTATTAGGGTTATAATTTTATCTAACTCACCAAATCTGTCTGACTGATCCCTGAAGAAATTTGTTATAAGTATAAGGCCAGGAGTAATTTCATTTAAAAGTAGTGGAACATTTGCTTCATCAGTTTCTAATACAGCGTATTCAAATTCACGATAACCTAATATATCTATATCCTTTATAAATGCTGTAGTTATACCTGTTATTAAATTTGCACCAGCAGTATTGTGCACAAAACTAATATTTTTTTCTTTTAAAATTGATGCTACTAAATTACTTGTAGTTGTTTTACCATTAGTTCCAGTTATAATAACTATCTCATCAGTTATGTTTTCGCTTAAATCTGTTAATATTTCAGGATATATCCTCCTAGCAATTTTTCCAGGGAAATCTGTTCCTTGATTACCTAAAATTTTACTTAAGCGGATTAATATTTTTCCTGTAATTATAGCTAATGTTTTACGAATACCTTTCATAGTAAACCTCTATTCTTTTTTTTTCTAGTAAGATTAGCACAACTAAGCTAAAACATGCAAAAATAAAGACCTGTTTTAGATTATATCAGGTCTTTAATTAAAAACTAATTTATTTTTTTATATATTAATTAAAGTAGAATAGAAATTTTATTCTACTTTAAGATCCTAACCAAGAACCTACATCAATTAATCTACGTTGACGCTTGAGTTTTTTGGATACTAGTTCTATATACAAATCCTCAAGTTTACGAGCCATGTTTTGTGATGATAAAGCATCTGCTTTTAAAATTGCATTATTTTTCATTTGATCATATAACTCTTTATTATTTAAAATTGAGCAAACCGCCTGCGAAAAATCATTTTTTTCATTTTTAGTAAGATAACCATTGATATTATGATCTACCATATCTTGAACTCCATATGCACTTACCGCTACTACAGGTAATCCAGCAGCCATAGCTTCAATTAATACTAAGCCCTGTGTTTCCGTTACGGATGCAAATACAAACAAATCAGCTGAATTATATACATTTAATAATGTATCAAAAGGTAATGCACCGGTAAAAACAACATCATGTTCTAATGATAAACCTAAATCTAAGGTTAATTTTTTAAGTTCATTTTCTAATGGACCTTGGGCTGTAATCACTAGGGTAGTATTTGGTTTTGTATTTTTAATTTGTGCAAATGATTCAATTAGAAATTCTAAATTTTTCTCTTTAGCTAAACGACCAACAAATAAAAGTATCTTATTTTTTTCAGGAATATTATAATGTTTATATAACCAATCTTTATCATTAACATTTTTAAACTTATTTATTGGAACCCCAGTTGGAATAACTGAAATAGGACTTTTCACTTCATACCCCTCTAAAACATCTTTAAGTTCATTAGATGGTGCAATAATGTGATCACATTGATTACAAAAACGACTACTATATTTTATAGCAACCTCTCTAGCAAGTTCTTGCGCTAAAGGAACATAATGTACATACTGTTCGTATAAAGTATGATATGTAAACAATATGGGAAGATGGTATTTACGAGCATAACGCAATCCAACCCTTCCCATTGTAAAAGGTGAGTGAACATGAATTATGTCTAAATCAAGTTTCTTTACTAACATATTTAGTCCCGGTAATACAGGAATAGCTAAGGTATAGTCCGAATTAGTAGGTGAAGGTAATGAATAAAACCTATACACATTTTCTTCAGTATCCTCATGATTAGGGTAACTAGGTGCAAAAATATAGATTTCATGACCAAGCCTAGCCAATTCCTCTTTAAATGTAGATATTGACGTAACTACACCACTAGTATATGGTTTATAGCTATCGGTGAATATCCCGACTTTCATGCGGGCATCCTCCTTTAAAATAATTTAATTAGAATTTATAACCTTTTGTTTTTAAGTACAACAAACACCTAACCACTTATAATTTGTGTGTTAATTATTTGGTATAATCTGCTTTTTCTAGAGGCTTCTAACTCAATAAATCACAGTTTTATTTAGCTTATTCTTCATAAAATTCATATCCTGATATCTGAAATGTCTCACCTCTATCACTCATTGCGCCAGATTGCGTAATGTCTTCTTCAGCAGGTCTAGTAAATTTATCTTGAGTCTTATATGCACAATTAATGCAAAGTGTAGTATTTACTGCTCGCTCTAATCTTCTTTGTTCAATTTGATGTCCACAAAGTTCACATACTCCATAATTTCCACTATTAGCTCTAGCAAGTGCATCATCTACCTTTTCCAACTCAATCTCAAGCATTTCTAACAACCCACTATCTTTTTCTCTTTCAAATAACTCTGTTGCCATATCTGCTGTATGTTGATCATAGATAGATAATTCATTAGTGTTTTCGGACACAGGTATCATTAAGTCTTCATGTTTTTGTTTTATTAATTGTTCAAGTTGTTGCTTTTTATTTAATAAATTAGTTTTGTAGTCCATTAAAACACCCCTTTATAATATTAGTGCCTTAAGTTTGCATTTGTTGTTGTACAATTTGTACTAATTCTGCTATAAAATCGCCTATTAACGGCATATTTAATACAACTAACTTTTGCAAAAAATATACAAACAAAGCTGCAAGTATAGTAAATCCTATGGCCATTCCAAAACCTCGAGCTAACCCTAATAAAAAGTTAATATAAATAAGTCTAGTTGGGTTTTCTAACATATGAACGTACTCTGCTAATCGCATTTTCTCCATTGACTCAGATAGCTCTTGAACTTTATCATAAAGTTTGTTTATAACTTCACCTTGGAATTGAGAGTTATCTGATTTTTCTGAACCGCGTTTCATATGTTCCCTCCCTAATTGTTACTTAGTATACCTAAATAAGTATTTATCAATACCATTTCTTTTAACAACCATTTTTTTGGTAATTAAATATTAATACATACTACACATTTAAAAGTTGATTTTTCATTTATACTTAGCTGTGATCATTCACCACACAGAATCAAAGTTTTATTTAATTATTTAAAGCTTGAATAGGAGCAGGAATTCTGCCTTGACGATTAATAAATTTTTCAGGTGAAAAATCATTAAGCTTTATAATAGGTGCTCTACCTAATAAGCCCCCAAATTCAACCCAATCACCAACATTTTTCCCAGGTGCGGGTATTATTCTTACTGCAGTAGTTTTCCTATTTATCATGCCTATAGCTGCTTCATCTGCTATAATTGCACTAATTGTATGGGCAGGCGTATCTCCTGGAATAGCTATCATATCTAAGCCAACTGAACATACACAAGTCATTGCCTCTAATTTATCGATAGTTAATGAGCCTTGTAAAACTGCATCTATCATTCCTGCATCTTCACTTACAGGTATAAAAGCTCCTGATAAACCACCAACATATGAAGAAGCCATTGCTCCACCTTTTTTAACAGCATCATTTAATAATGCTAAAGCAGCAGTTGAACCATGAGTTCCTACTTTTCCTAATCCCATAGCTTCTAAAATATCAGCAACACTATCTCCTATTGCAGGAGTTGGAGCAAGAGAAAGGTCAACTATGCCAAATGGTACTCCTAATCTTTCGGATGCCACACGACCAACAAGTTCACCTGTTCGCGTTATTTTAAAAGCAGTATTTTTTATTATATTTGCTAAACCACCTAAATCTAATTCTGGGTGTTTCTTAACAGCATTTAAAACCACACCTGGTCCACTTATGCCAATATTAATTGTAGATTCAGGTTCTCCTGGACCATGAAATGCTCCCGCCATAAAAGGGTTATCTTCAACTGCATTACAAAACACCACAAGCTTTGCGCATCCTAACCCATCTCGGTCACCAGTTTGTTCTGCCGTTTCTTTTATAATTTTCCCCATACGATAAACCGCATCCATATTAATTCCCGACTTGGTATTACCAATATTTATAGATGAACATACTCTTTCTCCTTCATCAAGTATTTGAGGTATAGCATCAATCAGAGCTAAATCTCCATTAGTAAAACCTTTATGTACTAGTGCTGAAAATCCACCTATAAAATTAACTCCAACCTCTTGTGCTGCTTTATCTAATGCAAAACCTAGTTTTAACATATCATCTTTATTAAAGCCATTCCCTATAAGGGCTACTGGTGTAACTGAAATTCTCTTATTAATAATGGGTATTCCATATTCTTTTTCTATATTATCTCCTACTTTTACCAAATCATTAGCTTGACGTACTATTTTTTCATATATTTGTTTTGCAGTCTTTTCCCCTGTTTCCCTGCGGCTATCTTGTATATTTATTCCCATTGTAATAGTTCTTATATCTAGGTTTTCCGTAGATATCATATTTACTGTTTCTAAAATTTCATCTTTTGTTATTGAAAACGTTGCAAATGACATATTTCTTAAACCTCCTTAAACAAACAAAAGGGAGACACCATCTCCCTTTACTAAGCTAACAATTATTTAAATTCTGTGCATAAATTTAAAGACATCCTCATGTTGTACAGTAATTTCTAAATTCATTTCTTTACCTTTCTCTCTTAAAATATTCCGAAGCTCAGCTACGTCTATTTTACTATTAGATACATCAACTACCATTACCATAGTAAAAAAACCTTGAAGTATAGTTTGACTTATATCTAATATATTAATTTGATTATCAGCTAAAACAGTAGATATTTTAGCGATAATACCTACTTTATCATGACCTAAAACACTAATAATAAGTTTATTGCCCTCTTGCACTTTACTCCCCCTAAACTTAAAGTTGTTCTATAACGGTTGAACATCTATTACATAATGTAGGATGTTCATTATTTTCACCTACTGTAACACTAATAATCCAACAACGCTCACATTTTTCACCTTCTGCTGGTTTTACAGATACCCATAATCCTGATACATCCTCTAATGCTACAGAATTGTCAGGGCGGTTTTCAGCTATATCTAATTCAGCTCTCGATGTAATAAGTATCTTTTCTAAATTATTTATCTGTGAAAGAATATTATACCACTCATTATCTGCATATATACCAACCCAAGCCCCTAATGAATGACCAATAACTTTTTTATTTCTAGCT from Candidatus Syntrophocurvum alkaliphilum includes these protein-coding regions:
- a CDS encoding tetraprenyl-beta-curcumene synthase family protein, producing MELPAALTTKKENYTGMHQVKLLYNYISKTLPTVKKLLTYWEMQSQNIIDDELKKQAQCSLKNKAFHCQGGAVFATPYVKWESNLLRFIVAYQTICDYLDNLCDRANCTDEVAFKRLHESLIDALTPSEPLKEYYESYPQKEDYNYLNNLVLECQSIIKHLPSYHIVYEDIMTLANYYIDLQVKKHMLLDIREDILKKWANGHINKFEEIYWQEFSAASGSTLAIFALIGLATERNVTVEQSKEKMNTYFPWICGLHILLDYFIDHEEDKKGGDLNFTFYYKDNHEMVERLKFFIDQSHKAANQSPFEKTVVEGLLAMYLSDKKVVEQDYTHIANELLDQSGKSAWKTFKLCSQVRKFL
- a CDS encoding polyprenyl synthetase family protein, whose product is MYPFSEELIINRIKEVLITGNNEIDKVFTYILESNGKMLRPRLIFLTASLYNHKPEVVKDIAVAVELIHLASLIHDDVIDKSLKRRGRDSVNAVWNNQVSVLAGDYLFATAFNLINRYGLPSVLENITETIQTMCAGEINQMALAYNLDINEDDYYLKTYQKTSCLFASSSKIGALISSAPKSEVIALENFGKNLGYAYQIIDDVLDFVSDSQLLGKPAGNDLIQGNITLPVIYALKNEGYSQITKTLIQECQIPEKMDLLIDVLWESKSIDQSVLTSQEFLNLGVNHISTLANSTVRKELELLAYRMLEHYYKKIKKVNMIAKKGAVQKNGTACSLNY
- a CDS encoding type 1 glutamine amidotransferase: MVELTIAHLYPDLMNLYGDRGNIISLKKRIEWYGFKCNIKNIYLSDDVDLANIDMIFMGSGSNREQNLVYLELIKKADNLLKEIDRGLPALFICGAYQLLGNSYKNLDGTEVNGLKFFNIYTLEQKKRLTGDILIESKINNEIVAVVGFENHAGKTFFEDDKLLPFGTVIKGYGNNGEDNKEGLLYNNLIGTNLHGPLLPKNPKITDYFIKNMLQNKGVELTNNLLNDELEIYANEQTKKKILAK
- a CDS encoding MurT ligase domain-containing protein, which encodes MKGIRKTLAIITGKILIRLSKILGNQGTDFPGKIARRIYPEILTDLSENITDEIVIITGTNGKTTTSNLVASILKEKNISFVHNTAGANLITGITTAFIKDIDILGYREFEYAVLETDEANVPLLLNEITPGLILITNFFRDQSDRFGELDKIITLIKDAVDDKPIDLVLNSDDPLATSFEREPSLSTWFFGFDNTIYDTKESVDIREGRHCIICGQELIYHRFHYEQLGKYKCPKCKNKNAERNFTVHDFKLAPNIELKVNGTQFKTNFQGFYNAYNILAAVSLTKLLGIEIDYIVSAINKYKPQAGRMESFEINEKDVVLVLVKNSAGFNQALFSITQDYDSKTIFFALNDNSADGTDVSWIWDANVEGIFENNNAPTHIVCTGKRSGDIAVRFKYSGCSENKITIEADLSNAVNLAINSSLKKVYIICTYTALFEVRDILIKMQEQSTGKSKIDEKQYQREEV
- a CDS encoding glycosyltransferase family 4 protein gives rise to the protein MKVGIFTDSYKPYTSGVVTSISTFKEELARLGHEIYIFAPSYPNHEDTEENVYRFYSLPSPTNSDYTLAIPVLPGLNMLVKKLDLDIIHVHSPFTMGRVGLRYARKYHLPILFTYHTLYEQYVHYVPLAQELAREVAIKYSSRFCNQCDHIIAPSNELKDVLEGYEVKSPISVIPTGVPINKFKNVNDKDWLYKHYNIPEKNKILLFVGRLAKEKNLEFLIESFAQIKNTKPNTTLVITAQGPLENELKKLTLDLGLSLEHDVVFTGALPFDTLLNVYNSADLFVFASVTETQGLVLIEAMAAGLPVVAVSAYGVQDMVDHNINGYLTKNEKNDFSQAVCSILNNKELYDQMKNNAILKADALSSQNMARKLEDLYIELVSKKLKRQRRLIDVGSWLGS
- a CDS encoding TraR/DksA C4-type zinc finger protein; translation: MDYKTNLLNKKQQLEQLIKQKHEDLMIPVSENTNELSIYDQHTADMATELFEREKDSGLLEMLEIELEKVDDALARANSGNYGVCELCGHQIEQRRLERAVNTTLCINCAYKTQDKFTRPAEEDITQSGAMSDRGETFQISGYEFYEE
- a CDS encoding DUF5665 domain-containing protein, which encodes MKRGSEKSDNSQFQGEVINKLYDKVQELSESMEKMRLAEYVHMLENPTRLIYINFLLGLARGFGMAIGFTILAALFVYFLQKLVVLNMPLIGDFIAELVQIVQQQMQT
- a CDS encoding PFL family protein; its protein translation is MSFATFSITKDEILETVNMISTENLDIRTITMGINIQDSRRETGEKTAKQIYEKIVRQANDLVKVGDNIEKEYGIPIINKRISVTPVALIGNGFNKDDMLKLGFALDKAAQEVGVNFIGGFSALVHKGFTNGDLALIDAIPQILDEGERVCSSINIGNTKSGINMDAVYRMGKIIKETAEQTGDRDGLGCAKLVVFCNAVEDNPFMAGAFHGPGEPESTINIGISGPGVVLNAVKKHPELDLGGLANIIKNTAFKITRTGELVGRVASERLGVPFGIVDLSLAPTPAIGDSVADILEAMGLGKVGTHGSTAALALLNDAVKKGGAMASSYVGGLSGAFIPVSEDAGMIDAVLQGSLTIDKLEAMTCVCSVGLDMIAIPGDTPAHTISAIIADEAAIGMINRKTTAVRIIPAPGKNVGDWVEFGGLLGRAPIIKLNDFSPEKFINRQGRIPAPIQALNN
- a CDS encoding ACT domain-containing protein translates to MQEGNKLIISVLGHDKVGIIAKISTVLADNQINILDISQTILQGFFTMVMVVDVSNSKIDVAELRNILREKGKEMNLEITVQHEDVFKFMHRI